A genome region from Desulfatiglans sp. includes the following:
- a CDS encoding ubiquinone/menaquinone biosynthesis methyltransferase codes for MDKRPQKIRGMFGRISKRYDLMNRLISLGLDTMWRRFLIKMAQLPDSGAVLDAGAGTGDIAIEIKKRNPVLKVIAADLTYEMITVGKKRKAGDEIEWCQADALKLPFPDARFDAVTSGFLARNVPDMALMFREQLRVLKPGGRLVCLDTSPVPDNIFKPFVLLYYRLLIPLVGSLISGERDAYRYLPESTIKFIMPDELVMILEGAGLTDVKYRKFMFGNIAVHWGKRPCN; via the coding sequence ATGGATAAGAGGCCGCAAAAAATAAGGGGCATGTTTGGGCGCATCTCAAAGAGATATGACCTCATGAACAGGCTCATCTCCCTTGGCCTTGATACCATGTGGCGCAGGTTCCTGATCAAAATGGCGCAGCTTCCTGACAGTGGTGCAGTTCTTGATGCTGGTGCAGGGACAGGTGATATCGCTATTGAGATAAAAAAAAGGAATCCTGTGCTAAAGGTGATTGCCGCTGACTTAACATATGAGATGATTACTGTAGGGAAGAAAAGGAAGGCCGGTGACGAAATAGAGTGGTGCCAGGCAGATGCCTTGAAACTACCCTTTCCTGATGCCAGGTTTGATGCTGTTACATCCGGGTTTCTTGCCAGAAATGTTCCTGATATGGCTCTCATGTTCAGGGAGCAGTTGAGGGTGCTTAAGCCCGGAGGAAGACTTGTATGTCTGGATACAAGCCCTGTACCAGACAATATTTTTAAGCCGTTTGTGCTTTTATATTACAGGCTTTTAATCCCGCTCGTGGGGTCGCTGATTTCAGGAGAAAGGGATGCCTACAGATACCTCCCTGAATCTACTATTAAGTTTATAATGCCTGATGAGCTGGTCATGATACTTGAAGGTGCAGGTCTTACAGATGTCAAATACAGGAAATTCATGTTTGGGAATATTGCGGTACACTGGGGTAAAAGGCCCTGTAATTGA
- a CDS encoding HesA/MoeB/ThiF family protein, which yields MLSLDELNRYDRQIMVPEIGLEGQEKIKSSRVFIAGAGGLGSPVSLYLAAAGVGTLVIADNDRVEITNLNRQILHWPRNIGSKKVESAREKINSFNEHTKVEIFDETIDDDNISGLTNGCDVIIDAMDNIATRFVLNRAAIKRKIPFIHGAVSGLEGRVTTIIPFKTACIGCMYRADTKPGKFPVLGVTPGIIGIIQATEVIKYLTGMGELLTNRLLIYDGMDLSFREFKLSRNPECRECNTGKV from the coding sequence ATGCTTTCACTGGATGAGTTGAACCGATATGACCGGCAGATTATGGTGCCTGAGATAGGGCTGGAGGGCCAGGAAAAGATAAAGTCTTCAAGGGTCTTTATAGCGGGCGCTGGCGGGCTTGGTTCTCCTGTATCCCTGTATCTTGCTGCTGCGGGTGTGGGAACTTTGGTTATTGCTGATAATGACCGTGTTGAGATAACCAATCTCAACAGGCAGATTTTACACTGGCCAAGAAATATCGGCTCGAAAAAGGTTGAATCAGCCAGGGAAAAGATAAACTCATTCAATGAGCATACAAAGGTTGAGATTTTTGATGAAACAATAGATGATGATAATATATCAGGCTTAACTAACGGTTGTGATGTTATTATCGATGCAATGGATAACATCGCGACAAGGTTTGTCCTGAACAGGGCAGCAATAAAAAGAAAAATCCCTTTTATTCACGGGGCTGTAAGCGGTCTGGAGGGTAGGGTGACTACCATTATCCCTTTTAAAACCGCGTGTATCGGATGCATGTACAGGGCCGATACAAAACCAGGAAAATTTCCTGTTCTTGGTGTTACACCTGGAATAATAGGTATAATACAGGCTACAGAGGTTATTAAATACCTCACAGGCATGGGTGAGTTGCTCACAAACAGGCTCCTGATATATGATGGCATGGATCTCAGTTTCAGAGAATTTAAATTAAGCAGAAACCCTGAGTGCAGGGAATGTAATACTGGTAAGGTTTAA
- a CDS encoding P-II family nitrogen regulator — protein MKKLEAIIKPFKLDEVKDALTAIGIKGITVSEVKGFGRQRGHKEIYRGAEYQVDFVPKVKIEVVIDESIMNDAIDVIKKTAQTGQIGDGKIFVLPVEEAVRIRTGEKGNDAI, from the coding sequence ATGAAAAAACTGGAAGCGATTATTAAACCCTTTAAGCTTGACGAGGTTAAGGATGCCCTTACCGCAATCGGGATAAAGGGAATAACTGTAAGCGAAGTAAAAGGTTTTGGCAGGCAGCGTGGTCACAAGGAGATCTACAGGGGCGCTGAGTATCAGGTGGACTTTGTGCCAAAGGTAAAGATTGAGGTTGTTATTGATGAATCAATAATGAATGACGCAATTGATGTAATCAAGAAAACAGCCCAGACAGGCCAGATAGGTGATGGCAAGATATTTGTACTTCCGGTCGAAGAGGCCGTAAGGATTAGAACAGGTGAAAAGGGCAATGATGCCATATAG
- a CDS encoding ammonium transporter, protein MKPKAFIYVFILALIGIGKAWAGDEGPTPLTNKEAIDLVQTHADYVWTLIAAALVFFMQAGFAMVETGMTRAKNAINIMMKNLMDFSLGSLAYWAIGFGLMFGVSATGWIGTSGFFLSDYTSGGDPWVLAFWMFQVVFAATAATIVSGAMAERTKFSSYMIYSVAISAIIYPIFGGWAWGSLFNGSGWLEKLGFIDFAGSTVVHSVGGWAALAGAIVLGPRLGKYDKNGNIKPILGHNMPLAALGVFILWLGWFGFNPGSTTAANKDIAMIFVNTNLSAAAGCTVAMFTSWIKFGKPEVGMSLNGALAGLVAITSPCATVTPTSSIIIGAVAGVLVVFSVLFFDKIKIDDPVGAISVHGVNGAWGTLAAALFHIDGFSLKVVGVQLLGIGSCFIWTFVLAFILFKIISKTIGLRVSPQEEAEGLDFAEHGGNAYPDFETSSYTQQ, encoded by the coding sequence ATGAAACCAAAGGCATTTATATATGTTTTTATATTAGCTTTAATTGGCATTGGAAAGGCGTGGGCTGGTGATGAAGGGCCTACGCCTCTTACAAATAAGGAGGCCATCGATCTTGTGCAGACCCATGCAGATTATGTATGGACGTTGATTGCAGCAGCGCTTGTATTTTTTATGCAGGCAGGGTTTGCGATGGTTGAAACCGGTATGACCAGGGCAAAGAATGCAATTAATATCATGATGAAAAATCTCATGGATTTTTCACTCGGTTCACTTGCATATTGGGCAATAGGTTTTGGACTCATGTTTGGTGTATCTGCTACAGGATGGATAGGCACCTCAGGCTTTTTTCTGAGTGACTATACCTCCGGAGGTGATCCCTGGGTTCTGGCCTTCTGGATGTTCCAGGTGGTGTTTGCAGCAACTGCAGCAACTATTGTTTCAGGAGCAATGGCAGAGAGGACAAAGTTTTCTTCATATATGATATACAGTGTTGCAATAAGCGCGATTATTTATCCGATATTTGGAGGCTGGGCATGGGGTAGCCTGTTTAATGGCAGTGGATGGCTTGAAAAGCTGGGATTTATAGATTTTGCAGGTTCAACAGTTGTTCACTCGGTTGGTGGCTGGGCAGCACTTGCTGGTGCCATAGTGCTTGGTCCTAGGCTTGGAAAGTATGATAAAAATGGCAATATTAAGCCGATACTTGGTCATAATATGCCGCTTGCGGCGCTCGGTGTTTTCATCCTCTGGCTCGGTTGGTTTGGTTTTAACCCTGGTTCAACAACAGCAGCCAATAAGGATATTGCTATGATATTTGTAAATACGAATCTGTCGGCAGCTGCAGGATGTACTGTCGCGATGTTTACCTCATGGATTAAATTTGGCAAACCTGAGGTTGGCATGAGTCTTAACGGCGCACTCGCAGGTCTTGTGGCAATTACGAGCCCGTGTGCAACTGTAACACCCACAAGTTCAATAATAATAGGCGCTGTTGCAGGTGTGCTTGTTGTATTCTCAGTGCTGTTCTTTGACAAGATAAAAATTGATGACCCGGTTGGCGCCATTTCGGTTCATGGAGTAAACGGGGCCTGGGGAACTCTTGCAGCAGCTCTTTTCCATATAGATGGATTTTCTTTAAAGGTGGTTGGTGTTCAGCTTTTAGGCATAGGCTCATGTTTTATATGGACTTTTGTCCTGGCATTTATACTCTTCAAGATTATATCAAAGACCATTGGTCTGAGGGTAAGTCCGCAGGAAGAGGCAGAGGGCCTGGATTTTGCTGAGCATGGTGGTAATGCATATCCTGACTTTGAAACCTCATCATACACTCAGCAATAA